The Proteiniborus ethanoligenes sequence AGAATAGCAATAATGGACAGAACATCACCTGAGGTAATAAAAGAAATTGAAAGAGTTATAGAAAGTAAATTCTCTACATTGGTTTCTCAAGACTATACTACAGCTGGAGGAATATCTACAATTGTATCTATACTTAATTCTGTTGACAGAGGAACAGAGAAATTTATTATGGAAGAGCTTGAGGTCAAGGATGCGGAGCTATCTGAAGAAATCAGAAAGAGAATGTTTGTATTTGAAGATATTGTTACATTAGATAGTAGATCTATTCAAAGATTTGTTCGTGAAATTGATAATAGCAGGTGGGCTGTTGCACTTAAAGGAGCAAGCGAAGAAGTTAAAGATGTTATCTTCAACAATATGTCTAAACGTTTAGTAGAAATGATTAAGGAAGACATGGAATTTATGGGACCTGTTAGACTTAAAGATATTGAGGAAGCTCAGCAAAATATAGTTAATGTCATTAGAAAACTAGAAGAAGAAGGAGAAATAGTTACACCAAGGGGAGGAGATGAAGTAGTTGTCTAATATTTTTAAGTCCTCTCAAATAAGGATTATTAATACGCCTTCGATAAAGCATCCACAAGGTGATGAACTACAAGTAAATATTAAAGATAAACTAGCTGAAGCAGAAAAAATTGCAGATGACATTATTTCTAAAGCAAAAAATGAAGCAGAAGAAATAATTTTAAACGCAAGAAGAGATAGTGAAAAAGTCCTTGAAGAAACCCATTCTCAAGCGAAAAGCATATATGATGCAGCTAGAGACGAGGGATTTAATCAAGGATATGAAAAGGGCTATATTGAGGGGAAAGAAATATCTGATGCAATGATTGAAGAAGCTAACGAGATTAAAAAAAATTACTTAAAAGAAAGAGAATTAGCTCTTTCAAGTATTGAAAATGATGTTATATATATGGTAATTTCATTATGTGAAAACATAATAAATCAAAAACTTGAAAATGATAAGGAGGCTATACTTCCTATAATATTGAAGGGAATAAATAGTCTTAATGTAAAGGAAAATTTAATCATTAAAGTTTCTAAGGAGGATTATGATATTGTAGAGATGTCTAAACAAAGATTGCTAGCAATGGCAAACTTAATAGAAGATATTGAAATACGAATTGATTCTACACTATCAAGAGGAGACTGTATAATAGAAGGTTCAAAAGGGAACGTGGATTCAAGTGTAAATTTGCAAATAGAAGAAATGAGAAAAGTTTTAATTACTTTATTAAATAGCGAGTGATAAATATGCACAGTATAAGCATTCAAAAATACATAGATTTAATAGATACGGCTGAATTTATAAAGTATAATGGTGAAATTACAAAAGTAACTGGTTTAACAATTGAATCTAAAGGACCACAGTCTAATATTGGAGAAGTATGCCATATAATTCCTTTCAACTCAGATGAGCCTATAATGGCAGAAGTTGTAGGCTTTAAAGAAGATAAGATTTTACTAATGCCTTTTGGCAACATGGAGGGAATCGGACCGGGAAGCAAAGTAATTGCAAGTGGACACTCTTTACAAGTAAATGTAGGAGAAGAGCTAATCGGAAGAATTCTTGATGGATTAGGGAATCCTATGGATGGCAAAGGTCCTATATTCACAATAAAGCAGTATCCTGTTTCTAATATGCCTCCTAATCCACTTGAAAGAAAAAGAATAACTGAAATCATGCCTTTGGGGATAAAATCTATAGATGGGCTTTTAACATGTGGTACTGGACAAAGAATGGGAATATTTGCTGGTAGTGGAGTAGGAAAAAGTACTTTGATGGGTATGATAGCAAGAAATGCTAAGTCAGACATAAATGTTATAGGTCTTATAGGTGAAAGGGGTAGGGAAGTAAGAGAATTTATTGAAAACGACTTACAAGAGGAAGGATTAAAAAACTCTGTTGTTGTTGTAGCTACCTCAGATCAGCCAGCTTTAGTTAGGATGAAAGGTGCACTTTTAACTACAGCAATTGCTGAATATTTCAGAGATAAGGGAAAAAATGTAATGATGCTTATGGATTCTCTAACTAGATTTGCTATGGCTCAAAGAGAAATAGGGCTAGCCATAGGAGAGCCACCTGTAACACGTGGGTTTACTCCATCTGTGTTCTCAGTACTGCCCAAACTGCTAGAAAGAGCCGGAACATCATCTACAGGAAGTATTACTGGACTTTATACTGTCCTTGTTGATGGAGATGATTTGAATGAACCAATAACAGATACGGTTAGAGGTATACTTGATGGGCATATTGTTTTAGACAGAAAACTGGCTAATCAAAACCATTACCCTGCAATAGATGTACTGCAAAGCATAAGCAGAGTAATGCCTAATATTTGTTCCAAGGAACATATTTCTATTTCTAATGAAATAAAAGACATATTAGCTACATATAGGGAGTCAGAGGATTTAATTAATATTGGAGCATATAAAATAGGTACAAATTCCAAAATTGATAGAGCGATAAGAATTATTGGGCATATAAATGATTATTTAAAGCAAGAGATGATGAGTAGTTATTCTTTTGATGAAACGATTAAAATGCTAGAGAATATTTTAGCGATATCTAATGCTAATTAGCAGTAAGGGAGTTGATACTTTGGAGAAATTTAATTTTAGGTTAAACAAAGTATTAGAATATAGAGAAAGCATAGAAAATATAAACAAATCCGAATATGGAAAAGCAAAGAAAAAACTTGATGATGAAACTGAAATTCTTGAAGAAATAATTTCTTATAAAGATAGCATCAATCTTGAAAGAGATAAGCTAGCTTCAAAGACTACAATTAGAAATTTTAAAAACTATGATTTATACTTAAAAAGCATTAAAGAAAAATTAATAGAACAATCAAATATTGTTGAAGCTGCTCAAACTAATGCAGAAGTAGCTAGAAATAAACTTATTAATTCTTCTGTAGACAAAAAGATACTAGAAAACTTAAGAAAAAGAGATTTTGATAATTATTTATATCAAGTAAAAAAACAGGAAGAAAAGATTATAGATCAGATTGTTAGCTACAAAAGTAGTGTAAAATAGTGAGGGACAATTATGCCTAAAGAAAAAAAAAGCAATAATATTATAAAAATTATTTTAATATTTGCTGCCGTATTTATTTTAATACCTACAATGGTATTTACATTAATATATTTCACGAATAATAATTTTAGAAAATCAGCTAATGAGTTTTTGAGAGGTACACCTGGAGTTGTAGGAGAGTATTTTAGCAAATATCCTACTGAAAGTGAAAAGGCAGATAAGGAGCTTTTTCTTGCAAATTATTATCTTTCAATAAGCAAGGAAAGTGCAGCTGATAAACTATATATAATAAAAAAATCTGAAGAAGAATTATACGATAAGGTCATAAAAAAGATGAATCAAACCTCATCAAGCAAAACAAATGAAGTTATTAAGCTAGTTAGAAGTATTGAGCTTAGGAAAGATTTACTGTTCACTTTATATGAAGAAATAAAGGAAGAACAAGAAAAAGCATTGAGCGAAGAAATTAAAAAATTAGAAAACTTAGGTCTAAACTTAGCAATAAAAGAAACAGAATTATTAGTTGATAGAAGTATAAGCGGAGAAGAATTAGGTAAAATTTTTTACAGTATGAAAGTTA is a genomic window containing:
- the fliI gene encoding flagellar protein export ATPase FliI is translated as MHSISIQKYIDLIDTAEFIKYNGEITKVTGLTIESKGPQSNIGEVCHIIPFNSDEPIMAEVVGFKEDKILLMPFGNMEGIGPGSKVIASGHSLQVNVGEELIGRILDGLGNPMDGKGPIFTIKQYPVSNMPPNPLERKRITEIMPLGIKSIDGLLTCGTGQRMGIFAGSGVGKSTLMGMIARNAKSDINVIGLIGERGREVREFIENDLQEEGLKNSVVVVATSDQPALVRMKGALLTTAIAEYFRDKGKNVMMLMDSLTRFAMAQREIGLAIGEPPVTRGFTPSVFSVLPKLLERAGTSSTGSITGLYTVLVDGDDLNEPITDTVRGILDGHIVLDRKLANQNHYPAIDVLQSISRVMPNICSKEHISISNEIKDILATYRESEDLINIGAYKIGTNSKIDRAIRIIGHINDYLKQEMMSSYSFDETIKMLENILAISNAN
- the fliJ gene encoding flagellar export protein FliJ, with translation MEKFNFRLNKVLEYRESIENINKSEYGKAKKKLDDETEILEEIISYKDSINLERDKLASKTTIRNFKNYDLYLKSIKEKLIEQSNIVEAAQTNAEVARNKLINSSVDKKILENLRKRDFDNYLYQVKKQEEKIIDQIVSYKSSVK
- the fliG gene encoding flagellar motor switch protein FliG is translated as MSRKQSMKGKEKAAILLITLGPQKSADIFKHLSDEEIEELTLEIANMRIVSPEEKENVLDSFYQLCLAQEYISEGGINYAKDVLERALGSQKAVEIINRLTASLQVRPFEFVRKADPNQILNYIQNEHPQTIALILAYLRSSQSAQILAKLPADKQAEVARRIAIMDRTSPEVIKEIERVIESKFSTLVSQDYTTAGGISTIVSILNSVDRGTEKFIMEELEVKDAELSEEIRKRMFVFEDIVTLDSRSIQRFVREIDNSRWAVALKGASEEVKDVIFNNMSKRLVEMIKEDMEFMGPVRLKDIEEAQQNIVNVIRKLEEEGEIVTPRGGDEVVV
- a CDS encoding FliH/SctL family protein, which produces MSNIFKSSQIRIINTPSIKHPQGDELQVNIKDKLAEAEKIADDIISKAKNEAEEIILNARRDSEKVLEETHSQAKSIYDAARDEGFNQGYEKGYIEGKEISDAMIEEANEIKKNYLKERELALSSIENDVIYMVISLCENIINQKLENDKEAILPIILKGINSLNVKENLIIKVSKEDYDIVEMSKQRLLAMANLIEDIEIRIDSTLSRGDCIIEGSKGNVDSSVNLQIEEMRKVLITLLNSE